In Fervidobacterium thailandense, the DNA window AATCCGAAACCACCGCTGTAAAGTCCTCCGGGTACTCCTCCGTACCCAAAACCACCAACTGCAAGGATTCCGTCACCGAAGTTTCCAACGTTCACGATCGGAACGTTGAGGTTTTTCAGCTCTCCAATCACCGTACCACCGGGAAAGAAGAGCACTAACGGTCCTCCACCACCGAAGTTGAAACCAAAAGTAGTGCCAACAAAACCTACCAGAATCGTCGTTAAAAACGCAAATACATAAGATGCTTTCCTGAACTTCCTGAACATAACCACACACCTCCTCCGGTTTGTTTTTGCTCTCAGCCGAATCAATCGGCAATTACAACTTTCGGTGCGATTCCCACAAACTTCACAAGTTCTTTCGAATCCCTATCCACAACGACAGTTAGATCGTGCAGCGTGGCTGAAATTGACAAAATCAGCTCCTGCTTCAGTCCAACAGCGTGAATTTTACCTCCAACACTTGTTGCGGACACGGAAATCCTACCACCGTTACGGACGACTAAATCCCTGAACTCAACTATCGTTGATGAGACCGTAAGGGAATCCATCTGAAACACTCCGGAGATTTCGGTAAGCGCACTTGAAACATCCACACGCAAGTTTTTTCCTCCGACCACTACCGTCCCCGTCGAGCCAGAAATTTTGAGCTTTTCATCGGTTTGGTTTACCGTGAAGGTCGATGGAACGTAGATCCGTTCAGCAGCCTCGGTCAACCTAAGGACAAGCGAACTTGCTGAAACCTTCACGGATCTCACATTCGAAACTTCCCGAACAACCGGCTCATCTACCACGGATCGTGAACCAGTTAAATCTTCGGTTGGCCAAAGAGCCACAGCGAGAAATAAAGCGAAAAAACCAACAAAGAGTAGTGTCTTCAGATCAAACATCATACCACCTCACACCGTCCATTCGTCACTCAAATTTTACCTCCATCGTACTCAGTTTGGAAACTGATTTGGAGTGAAAAGCCCGAGATTCGGTGTGAGAGGTTCAATTACAAGCGTGAGTTACACAGAGCAGAAGTATCCCTCATGAACTGTAAGTAAAATTGCTCGGTCCGACTCTGGCTAAAAACACTGTCAAAAGCTCTCCTATGCTCTCTCTTTCGTGTCAATGCTCTGGTATGCGTTTGCTTTTCACGAGGCTCTCGATTAGAAAAGACTTTTGCTAAATGGTATACTCACAATTGGAAATATGAACGAAAATTTGGATTTACGATACGGTTAGCAAACTTTCTCGACTTGCTTAGAAGGGGGCGGTGACGGTGAAGGTGATCTCGCTTGATGAAGCCGTTGAATTACTGAAACCCGGCATGACCGTTATGATAGGAGGCTTTCTCGGTGTCGGTACTCCGGAAAAATTGATCGACAAGATCGTTGAAAAAGGTATCAACAACCTCATTGTGATCGCAAACGATACGGCAATGCCAGACCGCGGGATAGGGAAGCTGATCGTCAATAGACTGTGCAAGAAAGTCATCGTATCCCACATCGGGACTAATCCGGAAACTCAAAGGCAGATGATCGCTGGAGAACTCGAAGTTGAACTCGTCCCGCAAGGTACGTTAGCCGAGCGAATCCGTGCCGGTGGAGCGGGATTGGGAGGAATCCTTACACCAACGGGTGTTGGAACTGTCGTCGAGGAAGGCAAGCGGGTAATTGAGATAGATGGCAAGAAGTACCTTTTGGAACTTCCGCTGAAAGCCGATGTAGCGTTGATTAAAGCCAAAAAATGTGATTACTACGGTAACCTCGTCTACAACCTCACGGCAACGAATTTCAACCCCATTATGGCCATGGCCGCGGATATTGTCATCGCGGAGGTCGAAGAGATAGTTCCCGTCGGTGCCCTTAGTCCCGATGAGATAAAGACACCAGGTGTTCTGGTGGATTACGTCGTCAGGTAACGCTGGGGAGGGATGAGCAATGGTCGATCCAAAAGAAAAGATCGCGAAAAGGGTTGCGCAAGAGTTAAAAGAAGGGGATCTTGTGAACCTCGGTATCGGGCTTCCCACACTCGTTGCCAATTACATCCCGAAGGGGGTTCACGTGTTCTTCCAAAGCGAAAACGGAATCATCGGCATGGGCCCAGAGCCTGAGCCCGGATTTGAGAATAAAGACCTCACAAACGCTGGTGGTGGGTACGTAACCGCACTTCCAGGTGCCATGACATTCGACAGCGCGTTCTCTTTCGCACTCATCAGGGGCGGTCATCTGGATGTCACCGTCCTCGGTGGTCTCCAGGTGGACGAGGAAGGCCACCTTGCAAACTGGATGATTCCCGGAAAGATGATTCCAGGTATGGGTGGTGCGATGGACCTTGTAACCGGTGCCAAGCGCGTTATTGTGGCAATGACGCATACGGCTAAAGGAGAACCTAAAATCGTTAAAAAATGCACACTCCCTCTAACCTCGATCAGGAGGGTTGACCTCATTGTCACCGAACTTGCGGTGATAGAGCCCACGGATGAGGGCTTGGTACTGAGGGAAATTGCCGAGGAGACGACGATAGATGAGGTATTAAAACTCACCGAAGCAAGGTTAATCATCCCGGATCAAGTTGGAAGATTTTGAAGAACCTCTCAAAGGTGGTGAGCGGTTATGGAATACCCAAAAGCGATGATAAGGGTTCGGATGAGCCAAGCCGATGCGCACTATGGTGGCAACCTCGTGGACGGTGCGAGGATCCTGCAACTCTTCGGTGATGTTGCCACCGAATTGCTCATACGTTTCGACGGTGATGAAGGACTCTTCAGAGCCTACGACAACATCGAGTTTCTCGCACCCGTGTACGCTGGCGACTACATAGAGGCTTACGGTGAAATAGTCGAAGTGGGACGTACGTCGAGAAAGATGAAATTTGAGGCTTACAAAGTGATAAGGTCAAGGCCTGATATAAATGACAGCGCAGCTGAGGTACTCGAGGAACCGATCCTCGTGTGCCGTGCGAGTGGTACGTGTGTTGTACCGAAGGAAAAGCAAAGGTACCAACATTGAATCTGACTCGCTCAAAAGGAGGCGAGTTGCATGGATAAACTCATAATCACCGTTGCGGTGACGGGAGCCGAGGTGACCAGGGAACAGCAACCGAATCTCCCAATAACACCAGATGAAATAGCCGAAGATGTCTACCAATGCTGGAAGGCCGGTGCTTCAATCGCACACATTCACGCCCGTTTACCGGATGGTACCCCAACGCAGTCGAAAGAGGTGTACGCGGAAATTAAGCGGAAAATTCGCGAGAAAGGCTGTGACATAATAATACAGTTCTCCACCGGAGGAGCCGTTTGGCACACACCCGAAGAGAGGATTCAGTGTCTCGATGCGGAACCTGAGATGGCTACTCTTTCAGCAGGTTCTTGCAACTTTGGTGATGATGTTTTCATGAACTCACCAAAGTTCATGGAACTTTTGGCCCAAAGAATGAAAGAGAAGGGAATTAAACCGGAAATAGAGATATTCGAACCGGGAATGATCGAGAACGCGCTCAGACTTGTGAAAAAGGGACTTCTTGAGTTACCACTCCACTTTGATTTTGTGCTCGGTGTCCCCGGTGCGATGACTGGAACGATAGACGATTTGCTTTTCCTCGTGCGCAAGATACCGGCCGGCTGTACCTGGTCGGTTGCTGGGATTGGACGCTACGAACTTCCACTGGCCGTTCACGCAATCGTAATGGGTGGTCATGTCCGTGTTGGTTTTGAGGACAACATCTACTACCGAAAAGGTGAACTTGCAAAGTCGAATGCTCAACTCGTGGAAAGAATCGTGAGAATAGCGAGAGAAGTTGGTAGGGAGATTGCAACACCGGATGA includes these proteins:
- a CDS encoding hotdog domain-containing protein, with translation MEYPKAMIRVRMSQADAHYGGNLVDGARILQLFGDVATELLIRFDGDEGLFRAYDNIEFLAPVYAGDYIEAYGEIVEVGRTSRKMKFEAYKVIRSRPDINDSAAEVLEEPILVCRASGTCVVPKEKQRYQH
- a CDS encoding CoA transferase subunit B, translated to MVDPKEKIAKRVAQELKEGDLVNLGIGLPTLVANYIPKGVHVFFQSENGIIGMGPEPEPGFENKDLTNAGGGYVTALPGAMTFDSAFSFALIRGGHLDVTVLGGLQVDEEGHLANWMIPGKMIPGMGGAMDLVTGAKRVIVAMTHTAKGEPKIVKKCTLPLTSIRRVDLIVTELAVIEPTDEGLVLREIAEETTIDEVLKLTEARLIIPDQVGRF
- a CDS encoding 3-keto-5-aminohexanoate cleavage protein yields the protein MDKLIITVAVTGAEVTREQQPNLPITPDEIAEDVYQCWKAGASIAHIHARLPDGTPTQSKEVYAEIKRKIREKGCDIIIQFSTGGAVWHTPEERIQCLDAEPEMATLSAGSCNFGDDVFMNSPKFMELLAQRMKEKGIKPEIEIFEPGMIENALRLVKKGLLELPLHFDFVLGVPGAMTGTIDDLLFLVRKIPAGCTWSVAGIGRYELPLAVHAIVMGGHVRVGFEDNIYYRKGELAKSNAQLVERIVRIAREVGREIATPDEARAILGIQKREGR
- the atoD gene encoding acetate CoA-transferase subunit alpha; amino-acid sequence: MKVISLDEAVELLKPGMTVMIGGFLGVGTPEKLIDKIVEKGINNLIVIANDTAMPDRGIGKLIVNRLCKKVIVSHIGTNPETQRQMIAGELEVELVPQGTLAERIRAGGAGLGGILTPTGVGTVVEEGKRVIEIDGKKYLLELPLKADVALIKAKKCDYYGNLVYNLTATNFNPIMAMAADIVIAEVEEIVPVGALSPDEIKTPGVLVDYVVR